The Kitasatospora sp. NBC_00374 genome has a segment encoding these proteins:
- a CDS encoding 3-oxoacyl-ACP synthase III family protein — MDLHIPRVGITAVGACLPAQVLTSQQLQDEVAGGSGLRLPGGMFEKATGIRTRHFAADGEYASTLALGAARRALHSAGLDPLDIDLLLFASATRDVCEPATAHLVQAELGSRAHAFDISNACNSFLNGIDTARAMILAGRARRALVVTGETPSRAMRRDPGGLAEFRAGFAGYTFGDAGAAVVVEAVERGGILDIETETASEHWEVGGIPGGGSRHPRGDEYSYFRGGGKELRGVFEKIGGDILTRVAARTGLGWDAYARVLVHQVTLPYLERFVELTGVPAEKLVVTVDRLGNLASATLGVQLEQIRAELTPGERVLLVGLGGGVSLMTMVWEVS, encoded by the coding sequence ATGGACCTCCATATACCGCGGGTCGGCATCACCGCCGTGGGCGCCTGTCTGCCCGCCCAGGTGCTGACCTCTCAGCAGCTCCAGGACGAGGTGGCGGGCGGCAGTGGCCTCCGGCTGCCCGGCGGGATGTTCGAGAAGGCCACCGGCATCCGCACCCGGCACTTCGCCGCCGACGGCGAGTACGCCTCCACGCTGGCCCTGGGCGCGGCCCGCCGGGCGCTGCACAGCGCCGGCCTCGACCCGCTGGACATCGACCTGCTGCTGTTCGCCTCGGCGACCCGGGACGTCTGCGAGCCCGCCACCGCCCACCTGGTGCAGGCCGAACTCGGGTCCCGCGCGCATGCGTTCGACATCTCCAACGCCTGCAACAGCTTCCTGAACGGCATCGACACCGCCCGCGCGATGATCCTGGCCGGGCGGGCCCGCCGGGCGCTGGTGGTGACCGGCGAGACACCCAGCCGGGCGATGCGGCGCGACCCCGGCGGGCTGGCGGAGTTCCGGGCGGGATTCGCCGGCTACACCTTCGGCGACGCGGGAGCGGCCGTGGTCGTGGAGGCGGTGGAGCGCGGCGGCATCCTGGACATCGAGACCGAGACCGCCTCCGAGCACTGGGAGGTCGGCGGCATCCCGGGCGGCGGCTCGCGCCACCCGCGCGGCGACGAGTACAGCTACTTCCGGGGCGGCGGCAAGGAGTTGCGCGGCGTCTTCGAGAAGATCGGCGGCGACATCCTGACCAGGGTGGCGGCCCGTACCGGCCTCGGCTGGGACGCGTACGCCCGGGTGCTGGTGCACCAGGTGACGCTGCCCTACCTGGAGCGCTTCGTGGAGCTGACCGGCGTGCCGGCCGAGAAGCTGGTGGTCACCGTGGACCGGCTGGGCAACCTGGCCAGCGCCACCCTGGGCGTCCAACTGGAGCAAATCCGAGCCGAGTTGACGCCGGGCGAGCGGGTGCTGCTGGTCGGACTCGGCGGCGGGGTCAGTCTGATGACGATGGTCTGGGAGGTGTCGTGA